One window of Phycodurus eques isolate BA_2022a chromosome 8, UOR_Pequ_1.1, whole genome shotgun sequence genomic DNA carries:
- the LOC133406222 gene encoding regulator of G-protein signaling 21-like codes for MKEDLTSVSHWSMAFIDCTNPTDPSEKKKGIKGRNWKNRMALFLKTNSAHAVSNLRKNKSHRPTADDVTQWAQSLDKLLSHKYGKVAFCIFLKTEFCEENIEFWMACEDFRMLSSHQQLTSKANSIYEEFIKSDAPKEVNLDFYTKNKIIQSLSEPNVSSFLEAQGKVYSLMENDSYPRFIHSDIYKELLAAARRRR; via the exons ATGAAGGAAGACCTGACTAGTGTGTCTCATTGGAGCATGGCTTTCATTGACTGTACGAACCCCACAGATCCGTCCGAAAAGAAAAAGGGAATAAA ggggAGAAACTGGAAAAACAGAATGGCACTCTTCTTGAAGACAAACTCAGCCCATGCTGTATCAAATCTAAGAAAGAACAAATCGCACAG GCCGACTGCAGATGATGTGACCCAGTGGGCGCAGTCACTTGACAAACTACTCAGTCATAAAT ATGGAAAGGTGGCCTTTTGCATTTTTCTGAAGACCGAGTTCTGTGAGGAAAACATTGAGTTTTGGATGGCGTGTGAGGATTTCCGGATGCTCTCATCACACCAACAATTGACATCCAAGGCCAACAGCATTTACGAGGAGTTCATTAAAAGTGATGCTCCCAAAGAG GTCAACCTTGACTTTTACACAAAAAACAAGATCATCCAGAGTCTCAGTGAGCCTAATGTGTCCAGCTTTCTGGAAGCCCAGGGAAAAGTCTACAGCCTGATGGAGAACGACTCCTACCCAAGGTTTATCCATTCTGACATCTACAAAGAACTGTTGGCAGCTGCAAGGAGACGACGTTAA